From a region of the Halobacteriovorax sp. HLS genome:
- a CDS encoding LysR family transcriptional regulator, with product MEMNELRYFLAVSQTENVQRASENINVSAGSLSKAIARLESELGVKLFNRVGRGITLTEEGHFLTKKASAILNLETEVKLSILGQEASFKAILGANETLLSHFGVELAQKIKDLYPNSSIELVGLNHSSLLTKLADGEVNLGLSTQEPRDDFDYKKIAEVKFHTVVSKGHPLYKKVKRNIEISIEEILEYDFVVSKNNILGKTSANQSADGWRDDKFRRKIPYITQSLKTLESLVKSGKALAYLPDYMIVNSDYEIVNILGCPYQCKQKVYLISRNKKELSWINQIF from the coding sequence ATGGAAATGAATGAATTACGCTATTTTTTAGCAGTATCCCAAACTGAGAACGTCCAAAGAGCATCTGAGAATATAAATGTCTCAGCAGGATCTCTTAGTAAGGCGATAGCAAGGCTTGAATCAGAGCTCGGTGTAAAGCTCTTTAACAGAGTAGGCAGAGGTATTACTTTAACAGAGGAAGGGCACTTCCTTACAAAGAAGGCCAGTGCGATTCTAAATCTTGAAACAGAGGTTAAATTAAGTATCTTAGGTCAGGAAGCTTCATTTAAAGCGATATTAGGCGCAAACGAGACTCTACTGTCACACTTTGGAGTTGAATTAGCTCAAAAGATAAAAGATCTTTATCCAAACTCCTCAATTGAGCTCGTTGGGTTAAATCATAGTTCATTATTAACAAAATTAGCTGATGGTGAGGTTAATCTTGGTCTAAGCACACAAGAGCCCAGAGATGACTTTGATTATAAGAAAATTGCAGAGGTGAAGTTTCATACTGTCGTATCAAAAGGGCATCCGTTATACAAAAAAGTTAAGAGGAATATAGAAATTTCCATAGAAGAAATTCTTGAATATGACTTTGTTGTTTCTAAAAATAATATTCTCGGTAAAACTTCGGCCAACCAATCTGCAGATGGATGGAGAGATGATAAGTTTAGACGAAAAATTCCATATATAACTCAAAGTCTAAAGACTTTAGAGTCACTAGTTAAAAGTGGAAAAGCTCTGGCCTATCTCCCAGACTATATGATTGTAAATTCAGATTATGAGATAGTTAATATTTTAGGATGTCCCTACCAGTGTAAACAGAAGGTTTACTTAATCTCAAGAAATAAAAAAGAGTTAAGTTGGATTAATCAAATTTTCTAA